The DNA region GGGCGGTTCGGTCCCCGCCCTGCTCCTCGACGCCGTCGACGCGGCCGGCGTCCCGCATCTCGTCCGGGTCACCGCGCCTGGCACGCTCCGCGACACGCACCACGATCTCGCGGGCGAGCCGCGCGACACGCTCGACCTGACCGGCCGCACCGTCCCGGCCGACGATGTCCGCACCGCGCCGGGCTGGGCCGCCGAAGCGGGCGTGCCGTCCGTCGATTCCGTCGGCGCCTGGGTCCGGGCGCAGCAGATGGTCGGCGCCCTGGAGACCTGCCTCGGCTCCGCCCTCGATCACGCCCAGGAGCGGCAGCAGTTCGGCCGGCCGCTCGCCAAGTTCCAGGCGATCCAGCACATGCTGGCCGAGGCCGCGGGCCACGTCGCGGCGGCGACCGCGGCCGCCGATCTCGCGGCCGCCTGCTGGAGCGACCCGCGCTTCGTCCTCGCCACCGCCGTCGCGAAGGCGCGCTGCGGCGAGGCGGCGGGGCACGTCGCGGCGATCGGCCATCAAATCCACGGCGCCATGGGCTTCACCCAGGAGCACCCGCTCCACCGCGCGACGCGGCGGCTCTGGTCCTGGCGCGACGAGTTCGGATCCGACGCCCTCTGGCAGGAGCGGATCGGGCGCGCGGTCTGCGCCGGCGGCGGCGCGGCCCTCTGGCCGATGCTGGTCCGGCTCCGCGGCGGCGCCGGCTGAGATGGGAGACCTGTGCGTGCCGGATCACCCCGTCGAGACCCACCCCGCCGAGACGAACACGGCCGGCCCGCTGGCGGGCGTGCGGGTCGTCGACCTGACCAGCGTGATCATGGGGCCCTCGGCGACGCATATCCTGGCCGATCTCGGCGCCGACGTGATCAAGGTCGAGACGCCGGAAGGCGATTCCTTCCGGCATTACCGGCCCGCCCGGGGCGCCGGGATGGGCGGCAACTTCCTGCACCTCAACCGCAACAAGCGCAGTGTCCGCCTCGACCTGAAGCGGCCGGCGGCGCGGGCCGCCCTCGACCGGCTGATCGTCACCGCGGACGTCTTCGTCCACTCCATGCGGCCCGACGCGATCCTGCGCCTGGGCTACGGCTACGAGCGCGTGCGCGCGCTCAAGCCCGACATCGTCTTCTGCGGCGCCTACGGGTTCGGGGCCGACGGCCCCTACGCCCACAAGGCGGCCTACGACGACCTGATCCAGGCGGGCTCCGGCCTCGCGGCCCTTCAGACAACAGTCACCGGCCAGCCCGGCTACCTGCCCACGGTGCTGTGCGACAAGATCGCCGGTCAGGCCATCGCCTGCGCGATCCTCGCCGCCCTCTACGAGCGCCGGGCCGGCGGCGGCGGGCAGGCGGTCGAGGTGCCGATGTTCGAGACGATGGTGGAGTTCAACTTCGTCGAGCACATGGTCGGCTACGCCTTCGAGCCGCCGCTCGGTCCGCCGGGCTTCAACCGGGTCCTGAGCCCGCGGCGCAAGCCCTACCGGACCCGGGACGGCCACGCCTGCATCCTGCCCTACTCGGACCGGAACTGGCGCGACTTCTTCATCCATACCGGCCGGCTCGAATTCGTGGACGACCCGCGGTTCGCGCCGCTCGCCGTGCGGGTCGACAACATCGAGATCCTCTACGCGCTCGTCGAGGAGGAGGCGCCGCGCAGGACCACCGCCGAGTGGGTGGCGTTCTGCGACTCGGTGAGCATCCCGTGCATGCCGGTCCTCGGCCTGGAGGACCTGCCGGAGGACGAGCACCTGAAGGCGGTGGGCTTCTTCGGCAGCGCCGAGCACCCGAGCGAGGGGCGCTACCGCACCATGCGCAGGCCGGTCTCGTTCAGCGGCAGCCGCTTCGCGATCCGCCGCCACGCCCCCCGGCACGGCGAGCACACCGCCGAAGTCCTGGCCGAGGCCGGGCTCGAGCCGGCGGAGATCGCCGCCCTGATCGACGCGCCGGACGATCTCGACACCGCGCCCCTGGAGGCCGCCCGATGAGTGTTGAAGCCGAGACCCGAGACGCCGGCGAGGACCTGCTGTTCTCCGTCGCCGACGGGGTGGCGACCATCACGCTGAACCGCCCCGACCGGAAGAACGCCTTCACCTTCCCGATGATCGAGGCCTGGACGGCGGCCCTGCAGCGCTGCCGCACCGACGCGGCGATCCGCGTCGTGGTGGTGACCGGCGCGGGCTCGGCCTTCTGCAGCGGCGGCGACATCGTCGAGATGGGCGAGCGCCTCGACCAGCCGCCGGCCCGGCGCAAGGAGGAGCTCTACGGACGGATCCAGCGCATCCCGCTGACGCTGGAGGATCTCGACAAGCCGGTGATCGCCGCCCTGAACGGCGTGGCCACCGGCGCGGGCCTCGACCTCGCCCTGATGTGCGACCTGCGCTTCGCGGCGCAGAGCGCCCGCTTCGCCGAGACCTACGTGCGCGTCGGTCTCGTCCCCGGCGCGGGCGGCGCCCATTTCCTGCCCCGCCTCGTCGGGACCGCGAAGGCGCTGGAGCTGTTCTTCACCGGCGACTTCGTCGACGCCGACGAGGCGCTCCGGATCGGCCTCGTCAACGGCGTCCACGCCGACGCGGACCTGATGCCGGCCGTGGCGGCGCTCGCGCGCAAGATCGCCAAGGCGCCGCCGCTGACGCTGAGCCTGATCAAGCGGGCGGTCTACCAGGGGATGCGCAACGACCTGCGCACGAACCTCGACCTGATCTCCTCGCACTACGCCGTCGTCACCGCCACGCCCGAGCACCGGGAGGCGGTGCAGGCCTTCATCGGTGGGCGAGACAGGACCTGAAGCGTCCGGGCCCGGTCCCGTTGTCGCCCGCATCAAGACAGAAACGTTCGGCGCGCGCGACATCTTCCCCCGGGCGTCGCACTTTCGCGCTTGTCGCCACCGCGCCCACCTGCAAGTCTATCCAAAATTCAATCCGCGCAACGACGCGGACCTAACGTCTGGGAGGACGCGATGACGGCTCGGATTCTCGGTGCGCTCGTGTGTGCGCTCGCCCTCGCGGTGCCGGCCGCGGCGCAGGCCCCGATCGTCATCAAGTTCAGCCACGTCACCACCACCGACACGCCCAAGGGCCAGGGCGCCGAGCGTTTCAAGCAGCTCGCCGAGGAGCGCACCAAGGGTGCGGTCAAGGTCGAGATCTACCCGAACAGCACGCTCTACAAAGACAAGGAAGAGGTCGAGATGCTCCAGCTCGGCGCCGTGCAGATGCTGGCGCCGTCGACGAGCAAGTTCGGGCCCCTCGGCGTGAAGGAGTTCGAGGCCTTCGACCTGCCCTACATCTTCCCCAACGAGCAGGTGCTGCGGCGCGTCCAGGACGGGTCGATCGGCCAGGGCCTGTTCAAGAAGCTCGAATCCAAGGGGATCAAGGGCCTCGGCTACTGGGACAACGGCTTCAAGATCCTCACAGCCAACAAGCCCATGCACGTCCCCGAGGACATGAAGGGCTTGAAGTTCCGGATCCAGTCCTCGAAGGTTCTTGAGGCGCAGTTCAAGCAGCTCGGCGCGCTGCCGCAGGTGCTGGCCTTCTCCGAACTCTACCAGGCTCTGCAGACCGGCGTGGTCGACGGCCAGGAGAACCCGCCCTCGAACGTGACGACCCAGAAGATCAACGAGGTGCAGAAGCACGCCACCCTGACCTATCACGGCTACATCGGCTACGCGGTCATCGTGAACAAGGGCTTCTGGGACGGCCTGCCCGCCGACATCCGCACGACGCTCGAGGGCGCCATCAAGGACGCGACCGCCTACGAGCACGAGATCGCCGACAAGCAGAACGAGAAGGCGCTCGCCGACATCCGCGCCACCGGCAAGACCGAGGTCTACACGCCGAGCGAGGCCGAGAACGCCGCGTGGCGCAAGGCGCTCGCGCCGGTCCAGCGCGAGATGGCCTCCCGCGTCGGCAAGGATCTGGTCGCGGCGCTCAACAAGGAAGCCGAGGCGGCGCCCAACAACTGATCCCGCCGCCGCGCCACCCGGACCGACCATGTTGCTGAAACTTCTCGATCGGCTCGAAGAGGTGCTGATCGGAACGCTGATGGCGGCCGCGACCGTCATCACCTTCGCCACGGTGGTGCACCGGTTCCTCTCCGGCATCCCGGCGCTGCAGGACTACACCGACCGGATCGACTTCGGCTGGTCGCAGGAACTGTGCATCTACATGTTCATCTGGGTCGCGAAGTTCGGCGCGGCCTACGGCGTGCGCACCGGCATCCATGTCGGCGTCGACGTCCTGGTCAACCGCCTGCCGCCGGGGGCGCGGCGGGTCATGGTCCTGGTCAGCCTCGCGGCGGGCGCCCTGTTCACCGGGATCGTCGGCACGCTCGGCACGAACTTCGTCTGGCGCATCGGCCACACCGATCAGACGACGCCCGACATGGAGATCCCGGTCTGGATCGTCTACCTCGCGATCCCGCTCGGCTCCTACCTGATGTGCTTCCGCTTCCTGCAGGTCGCCTGGGGCTACTGGACGACCGGGCACCTGCCCGCCCGCGACCACGCCCACGTCGACGGCGTCCGGACCGTCGAGGGCGTCGACCCGATCCAGCTCGGCCGCGAGGGAGGCCCCGCATGAGCGGCCTGATCATCTTCGGGCTGCTCATCGCCCTCATGCTCACCGGGATGCCGATCTCGATCGCGCTCGGCCTGACGGTGCTGACCTTCCTGTTCACCCTGACGCAGGTGCCGATCGAGAGCGTCGCGCTCAAGCTGTTCACCGGGATCGAGAACTTCTCGATCATGGCGATCCCGTTCTTCATCCTCGCCGGCAACTTCCTGGCCCATGGCGGCGTGGCGCGGCGGATGATCGCCTTCACGACCTCGCTCGTCGGGCACTGGCCGGGCGGCCTCGGGCTCGCGGGCGTCGTCGCCTGCGCGCTGTTCGCCGCCGTGTCGGGGTCGAGCGTCGCGACCGTGGTGGCGATCGGCTCGATCATCCTGCCCGCCATGGTGGCCGAGGGCTACCCGCGCCGCTTCGGCGCGGGGGTGATCACCACCTCGGGGGCGCTCGGCATCCTCGTGCCGCCCTCGATCATCCTCGTGCTCTACGGGGTGTCGACGAATTCCTCGATCGGCAACCTGTTCCTGGCCGGGGTGATGCCCGGCATCGTCCTGTCGGCGATGCTGGCGAGCGTCACCTTCGTCATCGCCAAGCGCCGCGGCTACCCGCGCATGCCGAAGGCCTCCTGGGCCGAGCGCCTGCGCGCGTTCCGCGAGAGCGCCTGGGGCCTGTTCCTCGTGGTGATGGTGATCGGCGGCATCTACGCCGGCATCTTCACGCCGACCGAGGCGGCCGCGACCGCCGCCGTCTACGCCTTCGTCATCGCGGTGTTCGTCTACCGCGACCTGAAGCTGTCGGACGTGCCCCGCGTGCTCCTCGCCTCCGCCAACATGAGCGCGATGCTGCTCTACATCATCACCAACGCGGTGCTGTTCTCCTTCCTGATGACGTCGGAGAACATCCCGCAGACGATGGCGGCGTGGCTGATCGCCATGAACTTCAGCCCGCTGGTCTTCCTGCTCGTCGTCAACATCATCCTGCTGATCGCCGGCAACGTGATGGAGCCGTCCTCGATCCTGCTGATCATGGCGCCGATCCTGTTCCCGATCGCCGTCAAGCTCGGGATCGACCCGATCCATTTCGGGATCATCATGGCGGTCAACATGGAGGTCGGCCTGTGCCACCCGCCGGTCGGGCTCAACCTCTACGTCGCGAGCGGCATCGCCCATATGGGCATCTCCGAGCTGACGGTCGCGGTGCTGCCCTGGCTGCTGACGATGCTGGCTTTCCTGGTCCTGGTGACCTACTGGCCCGCCCTCTCCCTGTGGCTCCCGCGGGCGCTGGGGGCGATGTGACGGGCGCCGGGCCGCTCGCGCGGGTGCAGCCTAGGGCTCGGCCGGCGTCGCGGCGTCCCGGGGCACGCGGAAATCGACGCGCGCCACCAGCCCTGACCGCGCGGCGGGAGACGCGAGCGTGACCGCTCCGCCGATCCGGTCCGCCAGCGCCCGGACGATGGCGAGGCCGAGGCCGCTGCCCTCCGGCCCGTCCCGGGACGCGACGCGGTAGAACCGCTCGAAGACCTTCTCGCGCGCCTCGGGCGGGATGCCCGGCCCCTCGTCCTCGACCTCCGCGCAGGCACCGACCTCCGTGCGGCGGACGCGGAGCGTGGTGGTGCCCCTGGCCCGGTTGTAGCGGATCGCGTTGTCCACGAGGTTGGTCAGGATCTCGCCGACGATGAACGGATCGCCCACGACCGGCATCGGGCCGTCGGGACGATCGAGCGCGATCTCGGCGCCGCGCGCGAGGGCGTGGGGCACCTGCTCGGTGACCACGCGGGTCGCGACGTCGTTCAGGTCCGCGACCGCGGCCGGCGCCCCCGTCTCGGCAAGACCCTCGTCGGCGCGTGCCAGGGCGATCAGCTGCGACAGGAGCCGTTCCAGGCGCCGCGCGGCGCCGTCGATGTCGTCGATCGTGGCGGCCTGGGCCGCGTCGCCGGGCGGGGTCCGGCGGAGCAGTTCCACGTGCATCCGCAGGACGGCGAGCGGGGTTCTCAGCTGGTGCGAGGCGTCGGACGTGAAGCTGCGCTCGCCCGCGATCGCCTGCTCCAGACGGTGGAGCAGTGTGTTGAGGGCGAAAACCGGGGCCAGCGCCTCGCGGGGCACCCCGGCCACGTCGAGCGGCTGCAGGTTGATCGCGCCCGGGACCGCCCGCCGGCCGATCGCGTCGCTCAACCGGGTCAGCGGCCTGAGGCTGCTGTCGATGCTGTACCAGGACAGGGCCCCGATCAGGCCCAGCAGCCCGAGTTCGGCGAGGGCGAGTCCCGCGAGCAGGCGTCGCTCCAGGGTCTGGCGGGCCTCGCGCGTCTCGGCGACCTGCACGAGGACCGGGCTCGGCTTCCCGTAGACCCGCCGCGCCTGGGCGGCGATCCGCACGCTCGCCCCGCGGACGACGCCGTCGCGATGGATCGTCACCCCGGGCTGCAGGGCGCCAACATCCGGGATCGGCAGATCCCGGTAGCCGGTCACCAGCTCCCCGAGATAGGTGACGCCGTAGTAGATCCGGTCCTGGGCCTGGCTCTCGAGCATCCCGAGGGCGACGCGGGGCAGGTCGACCGAGACCTCGCCGTCCTCCACCGTCAGCCGCTCGGCGATCGCCAGGACGGAGCCGTCGAGCAGGCGGTCGTGGGTCGTCTCCACCACGTTCCGGATCACCAGCGCGCCCGCGAAGCCGAGCGCCAGCGCCAGCGCGAGGGCCGGGAGCAGCATGCGGACCAGCAGGCGCCGCCGGATCGAGGGGACGCGCGCCTGGGTCACACCGGCATCAGCAGGTAGCCGAGGCCGCGGATGGTGCGGATCTCGGGCCCGTGCGGCTGCAGCTTCTTCCGGAGACGCGCGACGTAGAGCTCGAGGGCGTTCGGCGCGACAGCCTCGTCGAAGCCGAAGATCTCCGCGCTCAGCCGCTCCTTCGGGACGGGCTTCCCGGCGCGGGTCATCAGGATGGTCAGGACGGCGAGTTCGCGCCGCCGCAGCGCGACGGGCGCCCCGTCGAGGGTGACGGTGCCCGATGCCCGGTCGAGCTCCAGCGTGCCGCAGCGCAGGACCGGGTTCGGCACCGCCTGCCCGCGGCGCACCAGGGCCCGGACCCGCGCCTCGAACTCGGCGAGGTCGAAGGGCTTGAGCAGGTAGTCGTCCGCCCCGAGATCGAGGCCGCGGACCCGGTCGGTGATGGCGTCCCGCGCGGTCAGTACCATCACGGGAACGGTCGAGCCGGCCGCCCGGACCGCCTTGAGCACCTCGAAGCCCGGCAGGCCCGGCAGCCCGAGATCGAGGACGACGAGGCTGTAGGGTTCGCTCGTCGCGAGCCGGACCGCGTCGGCCCCGTCCGCCTCGTGGTCGACGGCGTATCCGCCCTGCCGGAGGGCGGCGATCAGGCCGCGCGCCAGGGCGGCATCGTCCTCGACGACCAGAACGCGCATGCTCCTCCCGTGATCGATTGTCCTGGCCCGGGCGGCGAGCCCGGCCTAGCATTTCCGCCCAGGCGCTGCACAGCAAGGGCACCGGACATCCCGGGCCGACGAAGGGGAGACATCGTTGAGCGTTCGCCACGCCGTCGGGCTTCTCCTGCTGCTGGCCGCCGGCCTCGGCCCGGCCTGGTCGCAGGTCGAACCGCCCCTGACGGCGGGGGACTCGGGCTCCGCCGCGGCGAAGGGTGAGACCGTCGTGGTCGTGGAGGCGACGACGGACGAGGCCGAGGTCGCCGACCTCATCGCGGGCTTCCGCGCGGCCCATCCCGGCGTGGCGGTGTCGTACACCAAGATGAACTCGTCGCGCCTCTACGACGGCTTCGTGGAGGCCGCCGCCGCCGGGACGGGCACGGCCGACATCGTCTGGAGTTCGGCCATGGATCGCCAGATCAAGCTGGTGAACGACGGCTACGCCGCCCGCTACGTGTCCCCCGAGGCCGCGTCGCTGCCGTCATGGGCCGTGTGGCGCAACGAGGCCTTCGGCGTCACGGCGGAGCCGATCGCCATCGCCTACAACAAGACGCTCCTGCCGCGGGAGCGCGTGCCCACGACCCGCGCCGAGCTGATCCGATCCCTGACCGAACAACCGGAGGCCTGGAAGGGCAAGGTCGCCGCCTACGATCCCGAGCGGAGCGGCGTCGGATCGCTGATCCTCGCGCAGGATGCCGAGGTGACGCCCCGGACCTGGGACCTGGTCTCCGCCCTGGGACAGGCCGGGGTGAAGCTCTACACGCGCACCGAGACGATGCTCGACCGGATCGTCGACGGCGAGGCCCTGCTCGCCTACGGCGTGTTCGGCGCCTACGCCCTCGAGCGGGCCAAGCAGGACCCCGTGATCGGCGTCGTGCTGCCGACCGACTACACGCTCCTCGTGTCGCGGATCGCCTTCATCGCCAAGGACGCGCGCCATCCCGCGGCCGCCCGCCTGTTCCTCGACTACATGCTCTCCCGCGAGGGCCAAGCGCGGCTCGCGTCGCGGTCCCTCACGCCGGCGCGCCTGGACGCCCGCCGGGCGGACGATCCGGTCGCGAACGCCCCGGCGCTGCGGCCGGTCTCGGTGGGGCCGGAACTGCTGGCCAACCTCGACCAGATCCGGCGCGCCCGCATGCTGCGGCGCTGGCGGCGGGCGATGGAAGGCCGCTGAGCCGAGACCCGCGACAGCTTCGTGACAGGTTAACGCGCGTATAGCGGCCGCAAGCGCCGCGAAGTCGGCGCGAATACACGGGAGGATTGGTTCACGGCTGCGGCCCGGTCGCCAGGGGCGATCGCGCGCCGACCCGAACCGACGCTTCCCTCGTGCGGTTGCGACCGCTCCAGCGCCTGAGGGAGACAGCAATGATACAGGCCCACTCGTCGAGTTCCAGAGCCGCCACGGTCCTGCGCGTGACCAGCGGCAACTTTCTGGAGATGTTCGACTTCTTCCTGTTCGGCTTCTACGCCACCTACATCTCCAAGACCTTCTTCCCGGTCGGCAACGAGTTCGCCTCGCTGATGCTGACCTTCATGACGTTCGGCGCCGGCTTCCTGATGCGGCCGCTCGGCGCGATCTTCCTCGGCGCCTACGTGGACAGCATCGGCCGCCGCAAAGGGCTGATCGTGACGCTCGGCATCATGGCGGCCGGCACGATCCTGATCGCCTTCGTCCCGGGCTACGGCACGATCGGCCTGTTCGCGCCGTTCCTGGTCCTCGTCGGACGGTTGCTGCAGGGCTTCTCGGCCGGCGTCGAGCTCGGCGGCGTGTCCGTCTACCTGTCCGAGATGGCCACGCCCGGCAACAAGGGCTTCTACGTGTCCTGGCAGTCCGGCAGCCAGCAGGTCGCCGTGATGTTCGCGGCCGTGATCGGCTACATCCTCAACAACGCACTGACCCCCGCCGACATGAATGCCTGGGGATGGCGCATCCCGTTCTTCATCGGCTGCGCGATCGTGCCGTTCCTGTTCTACATCCGGCGGTCGCTGGAGGAGACGGAGGAGTTCCTGAAGCGCAAGCACCGGCCGTCCATGAACGAGGTGTTCGGCTCGCTCGCCCGCAACTGGCAGATCGTGCTGCTCGGCATGCTGCTCGTCGGCATGACCACGATCTCGTTCTACACGATCACCGTGTACACGCCGACCTTCGGCAAGACCGTCCTCAAGCTGTCCGACACCGACAGCCTGCTGGTCACGTTCTGCACCGCCCTGTCGAACCTGTTCTGGCTGCCGGTCATGGGGGCGCTGTCCGACCGGATCGGGCGCAAGCCGATCCTGCTCGTCTTCTCGGCGCTGACCCTGCTCACCGCCTACCCGGTGCTGGGCTGGCTCGTGGCCAACGCGAGCTTCGGCAACATGCTGATCGCGCTCCTGTGGCTGTCCTTCCTGTACGGCAGCTACAACGGCGCGATGGTGGTGGCGCTGACCGAGGTCGTCCCGGCGAGCGTGCGCACGGCCGGCTTCTCCCTCGCCTACTCGCTGGCGACCGCCCTGCTCGGCGGCTTCACGCCCCTCGTCTCCACGTGGCTCATCGAGGCCACCGGCAACCGCGCGGCCCCCGGCCTGTGGATGGCCTTCGGGGGCGCCTGCGGCCTCGTCGCCACGCTCCTGATCTACCGCCGCGCGAGCCAGCCGGCCGCTCTGGGCGCCCCGGCCTGATCGCGCCGGCACAGGATCGGCAGGGGGGCCTCGGCCCCCCTGCCGCGTCGGTAGACCCGGCAATCAGGCGAACTGCGGGGCCGCGGTGCTGCTGTGCCGCAGGGTCAGGGCCAGGCAGACGATCGCGAGGACGCAGGCCGCCAGCAGGAGAATGAAGCAGCCGTTCCAGCCGTAATGGTCCGTCGTGTAGCCGACCAGCGCGCTGGCCGCGACCGAGCCGCCGAGATACCCGAACAGGCCCGTGAAGCCGGCCGCCGTGCCGGCCGCCTTCTTCGGCACGAGTTCGAGCGCCTGGAGGCCGATCAGCATCACCGGCCCGTAGATCAGGAAGCCGATGCAGATCAGGGCCGCGAGGTCGACGCCCGGATTGCCCTCGGGATTGAGCCAGTAGACCAGCGTCGCCGCCATGACGCCGAACATGAACACCACGCCCGTGGCGCCGCGGTTGCCGCGGAACAGCTTGTCGGACAGCCAGCCGCAGAGAAGGGTGCCGGGAATGCCGGCCCACTCGTAGAGGAAGTAGGCCCAGGAGGTCTTGTCGACCGAGAAGTGCTTGGCCTCCTTCAGGTATGTCGGCGCCCAGTCCAGCACGCCGTAGCGGAGCAGGTAGACGAACACGTTGGCGAACGCGATGTACCAGAGCATCCGGTTCTTCAGCACGTGCTCGACGAAGATCTCGCGCGTGGAGAACTCGCGCTCGTGGTTCGCGTCGTAGCCCTCCGGATAATCCTCCTTCCAGGTCTCCACGGAGGGCAGCCCGCAGGATTGCGGCGTGTCCCGCATGGTCAGGAAGGCGAAGACCGCGACGCCGAGCGCCACGGCGGCGGGCACGTAGAAGGCCGCGTGCCAGTCGTTGAACCAAGCCAGGCCGAGCAGGAAGAGCGGGCCGATCAGGCCGCCGCCGACGTTGTGCGCCACGTTCCAGACCGAGACGACGCCGCCGCGCTCCTTCTGCGACCACCAGTGCACCATCGTGCGGCCGCTCGGCGGCCAGCCCATGCCCTGGAACCAGCCGTTGAGGAACAGCAGCACGAACATGATGCCGACGCTGGACGTCGCCCAGGGCACGAAGCCGAACAGGAACATCACCAGCGCGGAGAGCACGAGGCCGATCGGCAGGAAGTAGCGCGGGTTGGAGCGGTCCGAGACCATGCCCATCAGGAACTTGGACAGGCCGTACGCGATGGCCACCGCGGAGAGCGCGGTGCCGAGCTCACCGCGGCTGTAGCCCTGCTCGACCAGGTAGGGCATGGCCAGCGAGAAGTTCTTGCGCAGCAGGTAATAGCCCGCGTAGCCCAGGAAGATGCCCGCGAAGATCTGCCAGCGCAGCTTGCGGTAAGTCGGATCGACGCGATCCGTCTGAATGGGTGGCCGATGGGCCGCGGGAGCGAGAAAGCCGATCATGGCGCGCCTTGGTGCGTGAGACCGCGGACGGACCCGGGCTCATCCCGGGCGCGTCTCGGATAGGACGGGGTGGTGACGTGCCGCGCTCAGCGTGGCGCCGAAGCGGGTCCCGCGGCGCGCTGATGCGCGATCCGCGCGTCCGGTCTCGACCGGTGGCGTTGGTGGACGTCCTGGTCCGGTCGCGGCATCGTTTCCTCCTGTTGTGCGGCGCATCTCCGGCTCGGCCGGGTCGCCGTCTCGCGATTCTTCTGCGTCGGCGCGCGGCGACCGGCTCAGCCGGCGGCCACCGCGCTGTCGTGCCGGACGGTCATGGCGGTGATCCTCGCCCGCAGCGCCGCAACCTCGTCGGCCGAGAAGGCGAGGCCGAGCTTGGACCGACGCCAGAGCACGTCCTCGGCGGTGCGGGCCCATTCCCGGTCCATCATCCAGCGCAGCTCGCCCTCGTGGAGGCCGTGCCCCAGATTGGGCCCGAGATTCGCGGCGATGCGCAGCGCGTCCGTCCCGTAGGCGGCCACCATGCGCACGACCGTGGCGGCGGCGAGCTGGGGCGCGGCGCGGGCGAGGCGTGCCTCGATCTCGTCCACCCCGTCCACCGGGAAATTGCCGCCCGGGAGCGGGGCGCTCCCGGTCCAGGAGCGGCCCCGCGCGCCGAGGCGCTGGCCGATCTCCTTCAGGGCATCCTCGGCCAGCTTGCGATAGGTGGTGATCTTGCCGCCGAAGATGTTGAGCACCGCCGCCTCGCCGGCCGCGCCGTCCGTCTTCAGCACGTAGTCGCGCGTCGCCTCCTGCGCCGCGGAGGCGTGGTCGTCGTAGAGCGGGCGCACCCCCGAGAAGGACCAGACGATGTCGTCGCGGCGAAGCGGCGTCGCGAAGTACTCGCTGGCGGCGCTCAGGAGATACGCGGTCTCCTCCTCGGTGATCGCCGCGTCGGCGGGGTCGCCGGAGAAGTCACGGTCCGTCGTGCCGACGAGGGTCGTGTCGTTCGCGTAGGGGATCGCGAAGATGATGCGCCCGTCCGCGTTCTGGAAGATGAAGGCCCGGTCGTGATCGTAGAGCTTGCGCATCACGATGTGCGAGCCCTGCACGAGGCGCACGTGCCTGGCCTCGCTCCGGCCGAGCGGACCCTGGATCACCCGGTCGACCCAGGGTCCGGCCGCGTTGACGAGGAAGCGCGCGGCGATCTCCTCCTCGCGGCCGGTCCGAAGCTCGCGCCGGAC from Methylobacterium sp. NMS14P includes:
- a CDS encoding enoyl-CoA hydratase/isomerase family protein — translated: MSVEAETRDAGEDLLFSVADGVATITLNRPDRKNAFTFPMIEAWTAALQRCRTDAAIRVVVVTGAGSAFCSGGDIVEMGERLDQPPARRKEELYGRIQRIPLTLEDLDKPVIAALNGVATGAGLDLALMCDLRFAAQSARFAETYVRVGLVPGAGGAHFLPRLVGTAKALELFFTGDFVDADEALRIGLVNGVHADADLMPAVAALARKIAKAPPLTLSLIKRAVYQGMRNDLRTNLDLISSHYAVVTATPEHREAVQAFIGGRDRT
- a CDS encoding TRAP transporter large permease, with the protein product MSGLIIFGLLIALMLTGMPISIALGLTVLTFLFTLTQVPIESVALKLFTGIENFSIMAIPFFILAGNFLAHGGVARRMIAFTTSLVGHWPGGLGLAGVVACALFAAVSGSSVATVVAIGSIILPAMVAEGYPRRFGAGVITTSGALGILVPPSIILVLYGVSTNSSIGNLFLAGVMPGIVLSAMLASVTFVIAKRRGYPRMPKASWAERLRAFRESAWGLFLVVMVIGGIYAGIFTPTEAAATAAVYAFVIAVFVYRDLKLSDVPRVLLASANMSAMLLYIITNAVLFSFLMTSENIPQTMAAWLIAMNFSPLVFLLVVNIILLIAGNVMEPSSILLIMAPILFPIAVKLGIDPIHFGIIMAVNMEVGLCHPPVGLNLYVASGIAHMGISELTVAVLPWLLTMLAFLVLVTYWPALSLWLPRALGAM
- a CDS encoding TRAP transporter small permease, with translation MLLKLLDRLEEVLIGTLMAAATVITFATVVHRFLSGIPALQDYTDRIDFGWSQELCIYMFIWVAKFGAAYGVRTGIHVGVDVLVNRLPPGARRVMVLVSLAAGALFTGIVGTLGTNFVWRIGHTDQTTPDMEIPVWIVYLAIPLGSYLMCFRFLQVAWGYWTTGHLPARDHAHVDGVRTVEGVDPIQLGREGGPA
- a CDS encoding CaiB/BaiF CoA transferase family protein, with the translated sequence MPDHPVETHPAETNTAGPLAGVRVVDLTSVIMGPSATHILADLGADVIKVETPEGDSFRHYRPARGAGMGGNFLHLNRNKRSVRLDLKRPAARAALDRLIVTADVFVHSMRPDAILRLGYGYERVRALKPDIVFCGAYGFGADGPYAHKAAYDDLIQAGSGLAALQTTVTGQPGYLPTVLCDKIAGQAIACAILAALYERRAGGGGQAVEVPMFETMVEFNFVEHMVGYAFEPPLGPPGFNRVLSPRRKPYRTRDGHACILPYSDRNWRDFFIHTGRLEFVDDPRFAPLAVRVDNIEILYALVEEEAPRRTTAEWVAFCDSVSIPCMPVLGLEDLPEDEHLKAVGFFGSAEHPSEGRYRTMRRPVSFSGSRFAIRRHAPRHGEHTAEVLAEAGLEPAEIAALIDAPDDLDTAPLEAAR
- a CDS encoding acyl-CoA dehydrogenase family protein, whose translation is MSRTDHAEAGDAVDGIVLDQVERLLAQHLTPALLAACDGAAGAAAWPADLWAALAESGLPLALVPEAEGGIGLTATTAAQLIRRCGRAALPLPLPETVAGAALWAAAGGQAGDDALSLVPGGSPVRIAPHADGFVLDGRAAQVPWGGSVPALLLDAVDAAGVPHLVRVTAPGTLRDTHHDLAGEPRDTLDLTGRTVPADDVRTAPGWAAEAGVPSVDSVGAWVRAQQMVGALETCLGSALDHAQERQQFGRPLAKFQAIQHMLAEAAGHVAAATAAADLAAACWSDPRFVLATAVAKARCGEAAGHVAAIGHQIHGAMGFTQEHPLHRATRRLWSWRDEFGSDALWQERIGRAVCAGGGAALWPMLVRLRGGAG
- a CDS encoding TRAP transporter substrate-binding protein gives rise to the protein MTARILGALVCALALAVPAAAQAPIVIKFSHVTTTDTPKGQGAERFKQLAEERTKGAVKVEIYPNSTLYKDKEEVEMLQLGAVQMLAPSTSKFGPLGVKEFEAFDLPYIFPNEQVLRRVQDGSIGQGLFKKLESKGIKGLGYWDNGFKILTANKPMHVPEDMKGLKFRIQSSKVLEAQFKQLGALPQVLAFSELYQALQTGVVDGQENPPSNVTTQKINEVQKHATLTYHGYIGYAVIVNKGFWDGLPADIRTTLEGAIKDATAYEHEIADKQNEKALADIRATGKTEVYTPSEAENAAWRKALAPVQREMASRVGKDLVAALNKEAEAAPNN